A window from Cellulomonas sp. C5510 encodes these proteins:
- a CDS encoding AMP-binding protein, protein MSDFSRPWHASYAPGVPPQVAVPDEPLVVALERSAATWPDRVALDFLGATTTYAQLADRVARAAGALRDLGVRAGDRVAIALPNCASHVVAFYATLRLGAVVVEHNPTYTAAELGHQLADSGATVALVWEKTVAAALEAQPGTDVRTVVAVDVSADLPAAKRLALRLPLPAARRTRDALRAAPPAGTPVWHRLVATAEPLPSSHPRPTADDVALLQYTGGTTGTPKGAVLTHRNLVANTVQGQAWTGAEPGTETIFGVLPFFHAFGLTLCLTYATRVGATLVVFPKFDPEAVLAAQRRRPGTFLPAVPPMLDRLAAAAEARSADLTSFRYAISGAMSLSPQTAARWERLTGGLVIEGYGMTETSPVALGSPLSPARRPGALGLPFPSTDVRVVDQEDPTREVAPGEQGELLIRGPQVFQGYWGRPDETAEQLLPGGWLRTGDVVRLDDDGFVVLVDRIKEMIVTGGFKVYPSQVEDKLRTMPGVRDVAVVGLPGGDLGEKVVAAVVMELGHAQVELQAVREWCAERLARYAVPREIVILADLPRSQIGKVLRRVVRDDLLAATSPA, encoded by the coding sequence GTGAGCGACTTCTCCCGTCCGTGGCACGCCTCCTACGCTCCCGGGGTCCCCCCGCAGGTCGCGGTGCCCGACGAGCCCCTGGTCGTCGCCCTGGAGCGTTCCGCCGCGACCTGGCCCGACCGGGTGGCCCTCGACTTCCTCGGCGCGACCACCACGTACGCGCAGCTCGCGGACCGTGTCGCCCGCGCGGCCGGCGCCCTGCGCGACCTCGGCGTACGCGCCGGCGACCGCGTGGCGATCGCCCTGCCGAACTGCGCCTCCCACGTGGTCGCGTTCTACGCCACGCTGCGCCTCGGCGCTGTCGTCGTCGAGCACAACCCGACCTACACCGCCGCCGAGCTCGGCCACCAGCTCGCCGACTCCGGCGCCACCGTCGCGCTGGTCTGGGAGAAGACCGTCGCCGCGGCGCTCGAGGCCCAGCCCGGGACGGACGTGCGCACGGTCGTCGCCGTCGACGTGTCCGCCGACCTGCCCGCCGCCAAGCGGCTCGCACTCCGGCTCCCGCTACCGGCAGCGCGCCGCACCCGCGACGCCCTGCGCGCCGCGCCTCCGGCCGGCACGCCGGTGTGGCACCGCCTGGTGGCGACGGCCGAGCCGCTGCCCTCCTCGCACCCCCGGCCCACGGCCGACGACGTCGCCCTGCTGCAGTACACCGGCGGCACGACCGGCACCCCGAAGGGCGCCGTCCTCACGCACCGCAACCTGGTCGCCAACACAGTCCAGGGCCAGGCGTGGACCGGCGCCGAGCCGGGCACCGAGACGATCTTCGGCGTGCTGCCGTTCTTCCACGCCTTCGGGCTCACGCTCTGCCTCACCTACGCCACCCGCGTCGGCGCCACGCTCGTGGTGTTCCCGAAGTTCGACCCCGAGGCCGTCCTCGCGGCGCAGCGCCGCCGGCCCGGGACGTTCCTGCCTGCCGTCCCCCCGATGCTCGACCGGCTCGCGGCCGCCGCCGAGGCGCGCTCCGCGGACCTCACGTCGTTCCGGTACGCCATCTCGGGCGCGATGTCGCTGTCGCCGCAAACCGCCGCCCGCTGGGAGCGCCTCACCGGGGGCCTCGTCATCGAGGGCTACGGCATGACGGAGACCTCCCCCGTCGCGCTGGGCTCGCCCCTGTCCCCCGCCCGCCGGCCCGGTGCGCTCGGGCTGCCGTTCCCGAGCACCGACGTCCGCGTCGTCGACCAGGAGGACCCGACCCGCGAGGTCGCGCCCGGCGAGCAGGGCGAGCTGCTGATCCGCGGGCCGCAGGTGTTCCAGGGCTACTGGGGCCGGCCGGACGAGACCGCCGAGCAGCTCCTGCCCGGCGGCTGGCTCCGGACGGGCGACGTCGTGCGGCTCGACGACGACGGATTCGTCGTCCTCGTCGACCGCATCAAGGAGATGATCGTCACCGGCGGGTTCAAGGTGTACCCGTCGCAGGTGGAGGACAAGCTCCGCACGATGCCCGGTGTGCGCGACGTCGCCGTCGTGGGCCTGCCGGGCGGGGACCTGGGCGAGAAGGTCGTCGCCGCGGTGGTCATGGAGCTCGGCCACGCCCAGGTGGAGCTCCAGGCCGTGCGCGAGTGGTGCGCCGAGCGGCTCGCGCGGTACGCGGTCCCGCGGGAGATCGTCATCCTCGCCGACCTGCCGCGCTCCCAGATCGGGAAGGTGCTGCGCCGGGTGGTCCGCGACGACCTGCTCGCGGCCACCAGCCCGGCCTGA
- a CDS encoding S9 family peptidase: MIPTDLSLLHVPGTPALAPDGSYAVVSLTAPDLDLDEYAGRLWRVPTDGSGEPVRLTRGHRDTDPRISPDGRWVAFLRAEPKGRPQLHVVETSGGEPVRLSDAPLGVQTSRWSPDGSVLAFVARVPDDGRYVAGEDAGAERPRHITSFPYRSDGVGFTRDKRRQLFVVDVPADPAVRSAPADGDGTAVARQVTSGDLDVEQAEWFPDGRHVVVVAARHASRDEDLRSDAVVVDTREGADPAPRALTDADAGSRLAVSAALPAADGTALWLLAQDMGTSGRDFVARQTGLYRLGLTGGTGGADGPRADGQPARLTDEEAVDLDPGTFAVTADGVLAGVLHRGSVLLRELRADGSARDLMTGEVAVHGVAAAPGTTVAVVAAAGPLTSGDLHAVDLVTGTTRALTDWSAPLRATGRVRAPREVTTTAPDGYPVHGWVVTPDPDRFPGPHPTILMIHGGPYAQYTVGLFDEVQTLAEAGYAVVYGNPRGSAGYGSAHGSAIRHAFGTVDTDDVLALLDAALTDPALDGGRVGVMGGSYGGYLTAWLTMRTDRFAAAIVERGFLDPVSFVGSSDIGWFFGLEYLGDGDTDEARAAVAAQSPMAHVARVTTPTLVIHSEQDWRCPVEQGQRWFVELKRRGVPAELLLFPGEGHELTRSGRPQHRLVRFEHVLAWWAARLPVTTA; encoded by the coding sequence GTGATCCCCACCGACCTCTCGCTGCTGCACGTCCCCGGAACCCCCGCGCTCGCGCCCGACGGCTCGTACGCCGTCGTGTCGCTCACGGCGCCTGATCTCGACCTCGACGAGTACGCCGGCCGGCTCTGGCGCGTGCCGACGGACGGTTCCGGTGAGCCCGTCCGGCTCACCCGGGGCCACCGCGACACCGACCCCCGGATCTCGCCGGACGGCCGGTGGGTCGCGTTCCTGCGAGCCGAGCCGAAGGGCCGCCCGCAGCTCCACGTCGTCGAGACGTCCGGCGGCGAGCCGGTGCGGCTCTCGGACGCCCCGCTCGGCGTGCAGACCTCTCGCTGGTCACCGGACGGCTCGGTGCTGGCGTTCGTCGCCCGGGTGCCCGATGACGGCCGGTACGTCGCCGGCGAGGACGCGGGCGCCGAGCGGCCGCGGCACATCACGTCCTTCCCGTACCGCAGCGACGGCGTCGGCTTCACCCGGGACAAGCGGCGGCAGCTCTTCGTGGTGGACGTGCCGGCCGACCCGGCGGTCCGCAGCGCACCGGCCGACGGTGACGGGACGGCGGTCGCCCGCCAGGTGACGTCGGGTGACCTGGACGTCGAGCAGGCCGAGTGGTTCCCCGACGGCCGGCACGTCGTCGTGGTCGCGGCGCGTCACGCCTCCCGCGACGAGGACCTCCGGTCGGACGCCGTCGTCGTCGACACCCGCGAGGGCGCCGACCCGGCACCGCGCGCGCTGACCGACGCGGACGCCGGCAGCCGCCTGGCGGTCTCCGCCGCGCTGCCCGCCGCGGACGGGACGGCGCTGTGGCTGCTCGCGCAGGACATGGGGACGTCCGGGCGGGACTTCGTCGCCCGGCAGACCGGCCTGTACCGGCTCGGCCTGACCGGGGGCACGGGTGGAGCCGACGGGCCGCGGGCGGACGGGCAGCCGGCGCGGCTGACCGACGAGGAGGCGGTGGACCTGGACCCGGGGACGTTCGCGGTCACGGCGGACGGGGTCCTGGCCGGGGTGCTGCACCGCGGCTCGGTGCTGCTGCGCGAGCTCCGCGCCGACGGCTCGGCGCGGGACCTCATGACCGGGGAGGTCGCGGTGCACGGCGTGGCGGCCGCGCCGGGGACCACCGTGGCCGTGGTCGCCGCAGCCGGCCCGCTGACCTCGGGCGACCTACACGCGGTCGACCTCGTGACGGGCACCACCCGGGCGCTGACCGACTGGTCCGCACCGTTGCGGGCGACGGGCCGCGTGCGCGCGCCGCGGGAGGTGACGACCACCGCGCCGGACGGCTACCCGGTGCACGGGTGGGTGGTCACGCCCGACCCCGACCGGTTCCCTGGCCCGCACCCGACGATCCTCATGATCCACGGCGGCCCGTACGCGCAGTACACGGTCGGGCTGTTCGACGAGGTGCAGACCCTGGCGGAGGCCGGGTACGCCGTCGTGTACGGCAACCCGCGCGGCTCAGCAGGCTACGGCTCCGCCCACGGCTCGGCGATCCGCCACGCGTTCGGCACCGTCGACACCGACGACGTGCTCGCGCTGCTCGACGCCGCGCTGACCGACCCGGCGCTGGACGGTGGCCGGGTGGGCGTCATGGGCGGCTCGTACGGCGGCTACCTCACGGCGTGGCTCACCATGCGCACGGACCGGTTCGCGGCGGCGATCGTCGAGCGCGGCTTCCTCGACCCGGTGAGCTTCGTCGGGTCGAGCGACATCGGCTGGTTCTTCGGCCTGGAGTACCTCGGCGACGGGGACACGGACGAGGCCCGTGCGGCCGTCGCCGCGCAGTCGCCGATGGCGCACGTCGCCCGGGTGACGACGCCGACCCTGGTCATCCACTCCGAGCAGGACTGGCGCTGCCCTGTCGAGCAGGGTCAGCGCTGGTTCGTGGAGCTCAAGCGGCGCGGTGTGCCCGCCGAGCTGCTGCTGTTCCCGGGCGAGGGCCACGAGCTGACCCGGTCGGGCCGGCCGCAGCACCGGCTGGTGCGCTTCGAGCACGTGCTCGCCTGGTGGGCCGCGCGCCTGCCCGTCACCACGGCCTGA
- the nrdR gene encoding transcriptional regulator NrdR, with product MHCPFCRHADSRVVDSRTSDDGLSIRRRRQCPQCNRRFTTIETASLSVVKRSGATEPFSREKIVNGVRKACQGRPVSEDDLALLAQRVEETLRASGSAELDAYEIGLAILGPLRDLDEVAYLRFASVYQAFSSLDDFEAAITVLRAENEVADAARAAGAAAAGEGDAPGVS from the coding sequence ATGCACTGCCCGTTCTGCCGCCACGCGGACTCCCGCGTCGTCGACTCCCGCACCTCGGACGACGGTCTGTCCATCCGTCGGCGCCGGCAGTGCCCGCAGTGCAACCGCCGCTTCACGACGATCGAGACGGCGAGCCTCTCCGTGGTGAAGCGGTCGGGGGCCACCGAGCCGTTCAGCCGCGAGAAGATCGTCAACGGCGTGCGCAAGGCGTGCCAGGGCCGGCCGGTGAGCGAGGACGACCTCGCGCTGCTGGCCCAGCGCGTCGAGGAGACCCTGCGCGCCAGCGGTTCCGCCGAGCTGGACGCGTACGAGATCGGCCTCGCGATCCTCGGGCCGCTGCGCGACCTGGACGAGGTCGCGTACCTGCGCTTCGCGAGCGTCTACCAGGCGTTCAGCAGCCTCGACGACTTCGAGGCCGCGATCACGGTGCTGCGTGCCGAGAACGAGGTGGCGGACGCCGCGCGGGCGGCGGGGGCCGCCGCAGCGGGCGAGGGCGACGCGCCGGGCGTCTCCTGA
- a CDS encoding LysM peptidoglycan-binding domain-containing protein, translating to MSAIAVHPRLATRPAADRPARPRPVAVRSAAAQAEGRARPAARVTATPEASLHLTRRGRAVLLVLALLVVLGGVVGGRAVADGPRQATEVTTHAVVAGETLWQIATDVAAPGEDVRDVVLRLQELNGLPDASLLAGQVLLLPAGS from the coding sequence ATGAGCGCCATCGCAGTGCACCCGCGGCTCGCGACGCGTCCCGCGGCCGACCGACCGGCCCGCCCCCGCCCTGTCGCCGTCCGCTCGGCGGCGGCGCAGGCCGAGGGCCGGGCGCGTCCGGCCGCCCGCGTGACCGCCACCCCGGAGGCGTCGCTGCACCTGACGCGCCGGGGGCGCGCCGTCCTGCTCGTCCTGGCTCTGCTCGTGGTGCTCGGGGGTGTCGTCGGAGGCCGCGCGGTGGCCGACGGTCCGCGGCAGGCCACCGAGGTCACCACGCACGCCGTGGTGGCCGGGGAGACGCTGTGGCAGATCGCCACCGACGTGGCGGCGCCGGGTGAGGACGTGCGTGACGTCGTGCTGCGGCTGCAGGAGCTCAACGGGCTGCCCGACGCCTCGCTGCTGGCAGGTCAGGTGCTGCTGCTGCCCGCGGGCTCCTGA
- the lexA gene encoding transcriptional repressor LexA: protein MAIEGTGATAGAADGSAVVELDADGDGLTPRQRLVLETVRASVESRGYPPSMREIGDAVGLTSPSSVKHQLTALERKGYLRRDPNRPRAIEVVQPDDSRGVAPLPGVTGLGDEDSAAREGAPEAAYVPVVGRIAAGGPILAEQLVEDVFPLPRQLVGAGELFLLKVVGDSMVDAAICDGDWVVVRRQPVAENGEIVAAMLDGEATVKTLKRADGHVWLLPQNPAYSPIDGDHAQVLGRVVSVLRAL, encoded by the coding sequence ATGGCGATCGAGGGAACCGGCGCGACGGCGGGCGCGGCCGACGGGTCCGCCGTGGTCGAGCTCGACGCGGACGGCGACGGCCTGACCCCGCGCCAGCGCCTGGTGCTCGAGACCGTGCGGGCCTCGGTCGAGTCCCGCGGCTACCCGCCGAGCATGCGTGAGATCGGCGACGCCGTCGGGCTCACCAGCCCGTCGAGCGTCAAGCACCAGCTCACCGCGCTCGAGCGCAAGGGCTACCTGCGGCGCGACCCCAACCGGCCGCGCGCCATCGAGGTCGTCCAGCCGGACGACTCGCGCGGGGTCGCCCCGCTGCCGGGCGTGACGGGCCTGGGCGACGAGGACAGCGCGGCCCGCGAGGGCGCCCCCGAGGCGGCGTACGTCCCGGTGGTCGGGCGGATCGCCGCGGGCGGCCCGATCCTCGCCGAGCAGCTGGTCGAGGACGTCTTCCCGCTCCCCCGCCAGCTCGTCGGTGCCGGCGAGCTGTTCCTGCTCAAGGTCGTGGGCGACTCGATGGTGGACGCCGCGATCTGCGACGGCGACTGGGTGGTCGTCCGCCGTCAGCCCGTCGCCGAGAACGGCGAGATCGTCGCCGCGATGCTGGACGGCGAGGCGACCGTCAAGACGCTCAAGCGGGCCGACGGCCACGTGTGGCTGCTGCCGCAGAACCCGGCGTACTCGCCGATCGACGGCGACCACGCCCAGGTGCTCGGCCGCGTCGTCTCGGTGCTGCGCGCGCTCTAG
- a CDS encoding aminotransferase class V-fold PLP-dependent enzyme gives MRSLDELRADFDPAPGYLNAATAGVAPRRTTQAIRDDLDRWGSGRLDVPRYEAAVREARASFAQLVGVDPARVAIGSQVSAMTSLVAGSLPDGARVVCVDGDFTSVVFPFLAQGDRIRVEHVPPAGLADAIVPGVDLVAYALVQSATGEVLDDEAVVAAARSAGARTLCDLTQAAGWLPVDAGRYDVSVTAAYKWLCAPRGAGFLTVREEAQDALRPAQAGWYAGDDPWASCYGPAMHLASDARRYDVSPAWQAWLGAAESLDAFATTDTAAVRAHGAGLADTLRAGLGLEPGGSAVVSLADPDGSRLAALEAAGCRVAGRAGRVRLAFHVWNDEEDVARALGALTRTGGALPA, from the coding sequence ATGCGATCCCTCGACGAGCTGCGAGCCGACTTCGACCCCGCGCCGGGCTACCTGAACGCCGCGACGGCGGGCGTCGCGCCGCGCCGCACGACGCAGGCGATCCGGGACGACCTGGACCGCTGGGGGAGCGGCCGGCTGGACGTGCCGCGCTACGAGGCGGCGGTCCGGGAGGCGCGGGCGTCCTTCGCGCAGCTCGTGGGGGTGGACCCGGCACGCGTCGCGATCGGGTCGCAGGTCTCTGCGATGACCTCGCTCGTCGCGGGCTCCCTCCCCGACGGCGCGCGGGTCGTCTGCGTGGACGGCGACTTCACCTCCGTGGTGTTCCCCTTCCTCGCGCAGGGCGACCGCATCCGCGTCGAGCACGTCCCGCCCGCGGGGCTGGCCGACGCGATCGTCCCGGGCGTGGACCTCGTGGCCTACGCGCTGGTCCAGTCGGCCACGGGGGAGGTGCTCGACGACGAGGCCGTGGTCGCCGCCGCGCGCTCGGCCGGCGCCCGCACGCTGTGCGACCTGACGCAGGCGGCCGGGTGGCTCCCGGTGGACGCCGGCCGGTACGACGTGTCCGTCACGGCCGCGTACAAGTGGCTCTGCGCCCCGCGAGGCGCGGGGTTCCTCACGGTGCGCGAGGAGGCGCAGGACGCGCTGCGCCCGGCGCAGGCGGGCTGGTACGCCGGCGACGACCCCTGGGCCTCCTGCTACGGACCCGCGATGCACCTGGCGTCCGACGCGCGCCGGTACGACGTCTCCCCCGCGTGGCAGGCGTGGCTGGGTGCGGCGGAGTCGCTCGACGCGTTCGCCACGACCGACACCGCCGCCGTGCGGGCGCACGGGGCCGGACTCGCCGACACGCTCCGCGCGGGACTGGGTCTGGAGCCCGGCGGGTCCGCGGTCGTCAGCCTCGCGGACCCCGACGGCAGCCGCCTGGCCGCGCTCGAGGCGGCCGGCTGCCGCGTCGCAGGCCGGGCCGGGCGGGTCCGGCTGGCCTTCCACGTCTGGAACGACGAGGAGGACGTCGCCCGCGCGCTCGGGGCGCTGACGCGGACGGGCGGAGCCCTCCCGGCCTGA
- a CDS encoding LysR family transcriptional regulator → MPPRPLDAAALRLVRAVHDTGSVTAAARTLGLTQPAASQQLRAVERAIGTPVVVRAGRGVRLTEAGLVLARNAVAVQSALDATLEEVAAVASLRAGRVRVAAFPSGAATLLPAALAALRAEHPGLSTTFAEAEPPEALAELAAGRVDVALTFRDADTAPPDDGEGSSLLRVPLLEDDVLVVLPDADGHPPGEPVRLDTLADRPWIAGCPQCRAQLVGACARAGFAPRVDFATDDYLAVLGLVRAGLGVATLPGLALAALPQPGVTVHPARPGTSRVVEAVAAPGTARVPAVAAALAALRAAASGVQHPHVRPRGRTERATDWQPAPAAWSLRARSAAPPLATTRPTA, encoded by the coding sequence ATGCCACCTCGCCCGCTCGACGCCGCCGCCCTCCGCCTGGTGAGGGCGGTGCACGACACCGGCAGCGTCACCGCCGCCGCACGCACCCTCGGGCTGACGCAGCCCGCGGCGAGCCAGCAGCTCCGGGCGGTGGAGCGGGCGATCGGCACGCCGGTCGTCGTCCGCGCGGGCCGCGGGGTCCGCCTGACGGAGGCCGGGCTGGTGCTCGCCCGCAACGCGGTCGCCGTGCAGTCGGCGCTCGACGCCACGCTCGAGGAGGTCGCCGCGGTCGCCTCGCTGCGGGCCGGCCGGGTGCGCGTCGCAGCTTTCCCCTCGGGCGCCGCCACCCTGCTGCCCGCCGCCCTCGCCGCACTCCGCGCCGAGCACCCCGGGCTGAGCACGACGTTCGCCGAGGCGGAACCGCCCGAGGCGCTGGCCGAGCTCGCCGCCGGACGGGTCGACGTCGCCCTGACGTTCCGGGACGCGGACACCGCACCGCCGGACGACGGCGAGGGCAGCAGCCTGCTCCGGGTGCCGCTGCTGGAGGACGACGTGCTCGTCGTGCTGCCCGACGCCGACGGTCACCCTCCCGGGGAGCCGGTCCGTCTCGACACCCTCGCGGACCGCCCGTGGATCGCGGGGTGCCCGCAGTGCCGGGCGCAGCTCGTGGGTGCCTGCGCGCGTGCCGGGTTCGCGCCCCGGGTGGACTTCGCCACCGACGACTACCTCGCCGTGCTGGGCCTGGTCCGCGCGGGCCTCGGAGTGGCGACGCTGCCCGGGCTCGCGCTCGCCGCCCTTCCGCAGCCCGGCGTCACGGTCCACCCCGCGCGCCCCGGCACGTCGCGGGTCGTCGAAGCCGTCGCCGCCCCGGGTACCGCGCGAGTGCCGGCGGTCGCCGCCGCGCTCGCCGCCCTGCGCGCCGCGGCCTCGGGCGTGCAGCACCCCCACGTCCGGCCGCGTGGCCGGACCGAGCGTGCCACGGACTGGCAGCCCGCCCCGGCCGCGTGGTCGCTCAGAGCCCGAAGCGCCGCGCCACCGCTCGCAACGACTCGGCCGACCGCTTGA
- a CDS encoding L-lactate dehydrogenase, whose amino-acid sequence MPGTAAGPRRTTKLAVVGAGAVGSTMAYAALMRGAARSVVLYDINKAKVEAEALDLGHGIQFMPMAEVVGSDDIAACADADVVMVTAGAKQKPGQTRIDLAEATISLVKKILPSLVEVAPNAVYVMVTNPVDIVTYAALRVSGLPPTQLFGSGTVLDSSRLRYLIAQYTGVAVQNVHAYIAGEHGDTELPLWSSATIGGVPLLDWNAMDGHVPLTREVRDSIAREVVDSAYRIIAGKGATNYAVALAGSRIIEAIVKDERRILPVSSLLDGYHGISDVCLSVPSVVGRSGVGERLQVPMSTDELAGLKRSAESLRAVARRFGL is encoded by the coding sequence CTGCCCGGGACCGCCGCCGGCCCGCGCCGCACCACCAAGCTGGCCGTCGTGGGCGCCGGTGCCGTGGGGTCGACGATGGCGTACGCGGCGCTGATGCGCGGGGCGGCCCGCAGCGTCGTGCTGTACGACATCAACAAGGCGAAGGTCGAGGCCGAGGCGCTCGACCTGGGTCACGGCATCCAGTTCATGCCGATGGCCGAGGTGGTCGGGTCCGACGACATCGCCGCGTGCGCGGACGCCGACGTCGTCATGGTCACCGCCGGGGCGAAGCAGAAGCCCGGCCAGACCCGCATCGACCTGGCCGAGGCCACGATCTCGCTGGTCAAGAAGATCCTGCCGTCGCTCGTCGAGGTGGCCCCCAACGCGGTCTACGTGATGGTGACCAACCCGGTCGACATCGTGACGTACGCGGCGCTGCGGGTCTCCGGGCTGCCGCCGACCCAGCTCTTCGGCTCCGGGACCGTCCTGGACTCCTCGCGGCTGCGGTACCTCATCGCGCAGTACACCGGGGTCGCCGTGCAGAACGTGCACGCGTACATCGCGGGCGAGCACGGCGACACCGAGCTGCCGCTGTGGTCGTCCGCCACGATCGGCGGCGTCCCCCTGCTCGACTGGAACGCCATGGACGGCCACGTGCCGCTGACGCGCGAGGTGCGCGACTCGATCGCCCGCGAGGTGGTGGACTCCGCGTACCGGATCATCGCGGGCAAGGGCGCGACCAACTACGCCGTGGCGCTGGCCGGTTCCCGCATCATCGAGGCGATCGTCAAGGACGAGCGGCGGATCCTGCCCGTCTCCTCGCTGCTGGACGGCTACCACGGCATCTCGGACGTGTGCCTCTCGGTGCCGTCGGTGGTGGGGCGCTCCGGCGTGGGCGAGCGGCTCCAGGTGCCGATGTCGACGGACGAGCTGGCGGGGCTCAAGCGGTCGGCCGAGTCGTTGCGAGCGGTGGCGCGGCGCTTCGGGCTCTGA
- a CDS encoding ATP-dependent DNA helicase has translation MPDPAPDVDHLLDVAVAALGGAPREGQRRMAREVADAIEAGRHLMVQAGTGTGKSLGYLVPSVRHAVLADERVVVSTATLALQRQVMTRDLPLVADALAPELPRAPQVALLKGWHNYVCVHKTAGGYPPDDQGMLFDLGDRGAADHPATSEATDGEPAEKESLGAQVVRLREWAEATETGDRDDLVPGVGDRAWRQVSVTALECLGQRCPVLDECFPERARAAARSADVVVTNHAMLGIAASGSPGVLPEHQVLVVDEAHELADRVTAQSTAELSVATVEHAGRMARRHAGVATTDLDGAATALGTALMQLPEGRFAQGLPEGTRATVAMVRDAARSLLTALRPEKPAAGESAQPDPGLKIATSAVLALFEVAERMAADPDDQRFTVLWCSRGERDGATRLYAAPLAVNGLIRTNLLAGKASVLTSATLSLGGEFRPMARAIGLEGAGEAAAATASVATPAAVLGAPGGSEGTDAGGAASAGEASARGRAGTEGTGSSATATLPWHGVDVGSPFDYPRQGILYIARRLPPPGREPATDAQLDEIQALVTAAGGRTLGLFSSRRAAVAVGEAMRDRLDVPVLVQGEDQLPTLVRRFAEDEATCLFGTLSLWQGVDVPGRANQLVIIDRIPFPRPDDPVRSARSEAVAAAGGNGFMSVAATHAALLLAQGAGRLIRSVDDRGVVAVLDPRLATARYGEFLARSLPAFWRTTDREVALGALRRLAQP, from the coding sequence GTGCCTGATCCAGCCCCGGACGTCGACCACCTGCTCGACGTGGCGGTGGCGGCGCTCGGCGGCGCACCGCGCGAGGGCCAGCGGCGCATGGCCCGGGAGGTCGCCGACGCCATCGAGGCCGGCCGGCACCTGATGGTCCAGGCGGGCACCGGCACCGGGAAGTCGCTCGGGTACCTGGTCCCGTCGGTCCGGCACGCCGTGCTGGCCGACGAGCGCGTCGTGGTCTCGACGGCCACGCTCGCCCTGCAGCGTCAGGTCATGACGCGCGACCTGCCGCTCGTCGCGGACGCGCTCGCCCCGGAGCTGCCGCGGGCCCCGCAGGTCGCCCTGCTCAAGGGCTGGCACAACTACGTCTGCGTGCACAAGACCGCGGGCGGCTACCCGCCGGACGACCAGGGCATGCTGTTCGACCTGGGGGACCGCGGCGCGGCCGACCACCCCGCGACCTCCGAGGCGACGGACGGCGAGCCCGCGGAGAAGGAGTCGCTCGGGGCCCAGGTGGTCCGGCTGCGGGAGTGGGCGGAGGCCACGGAGACGGGCGACCGGGACGACCTGGTGCCCGGCGTAGGTGACCGCGCGTGGCGGCAGGTCTCCGTGACGGCGCTGGAGTGCCTGGGGCAGCGGTGCCCGGTGCTCGACGAGTGCTTCCCCGAGCGGGCGCGGGCCGCTGCCCGGTCCGCCGACGTCGTCGTGACGAACCACGCGATGCTCGGGATCGCGGCGTCCGGCTCGCCCGGCGTGCTGCCCGAGCACCAGGTGCTGGTGGTCGACGAGGCGCACGAGCTCGCCGACCGCGTCACGGCGCAGTCGACCGCGGAGCTGTCGGTGGCCACCGTCGAGCACGCCGGCAGGATGGCGCGCCGCCACGCGGGTGTCGCGACGACCGACCTCGACGGTGCTGCCACGGCGCTCGGTACCGCCCTGATGCAGCTGCCCGAGGGCCGGTTCGCCCAGGGGCTGCCGGAGGGCACGCGCGCCACCGTGGCGATGGTGCGGGACGCCGCGCGGTCGCTGCTCACCGCCCTGCGTCCGGAGAAGCCCGCCGCGGGCGAGAGCGCCCAGCCGGACCCGGGCCTGAAGATCGCGACGTCCGCGGTGCTGGCGCTGTTCGAGGTGGCCGAGCGGATGGCGGCGGACCCCGACGACCAGCGCTTCACCGTCCTGTGGTGCTCCCGCGGGGAGCGCGACGGGGCGACCCGGCTGTACGCGGCGCCCCTCGCGGTGAACGGCCTCATCCGCACGAACCTGCTCGCCGGGAAGGCGTCCGTGCTGACCTCGGCCACGCTCAGCCTCGGCGGGGAGTTCCGGCCGATGGCGCGGGCGATCGGCCTCGAGGGGGCGGGCGAGGCGGCCGCGGCGACGGCCTCCGTGGCGACGCCCGCGGCGGTGCTCGGGGCGCCGGGCGGGAGCGAGGGGACTGACGCGGGGGGTGCGGCGTCCGCGGGGGAGGCGTCCGCTCGCGGGCGGGCGGGCACCGAGGGGACCGGGTCGTCCGCGACCGCGACGCTGCCCTGGCACGGCGTGGACGTCGGCAGCCCGTTCGACTACCCCCGCCAGGGCATCCTCTACATCGCGCGCCGCCTGCCGCCTCCCGGACGCGAACCGGCGACCGACGCGCAGCTCGACGAGATCCAGGCGCTCGTCACCGCCGCCGGCGGACGCACCCTCGGGCTGTTCTCGTCGCGTCGCGCCGCGGTGGCCGTCGGCGAGGCGATGCGCGACCGGCTGGACGTGCCGGTGCTCGTGCAGGGCGAGGACCAGCTCCCGACGCTGGTGCGGCGGTTCGCGGAGGACGAGGCCACGTGCCTGTTCGGCACGCTGTCGCTCTGGCAGGGCGTCGACGTCCCGGGCCGGGCGAACCAGCTCGTGATCATCGACCGCATCCCGTTCCCCCGCCCGGACGACCCGGTGCGGTCGGCCCGGTCCGAGGCGGTGGCAGCGGCCGGCGGCAACGGGTTCATGTCCGTGGCGGCCACCCACGCCGCGCTCCTGCTCGCGCAGGGGGCAGGGCGCCTCATCCGCTCCGTGGACGACCGGGGCGTCGTCGCCGTCCTCGACCCCCGCCTCGCGACGGCGCGCTACGGGGAGTTCCTGGCGCGGTCGCTGCCGGCGTTCTGGCGCACCACGGACCGCGAGGTCGCGCTCGGGGCCCTGCGCCGGCTCGCGCAGCCCTGA